One window from the genome of Actinoplanes teichomyceticus ATCC 31121 encodes:
- a CDS encoding MaoC family dehydratase: MTTTVNGLDGLKSLVGQDLGASSWLEITQERVNTFAEATGDHQWIHVDPERAAQGPFRAPIAHGYLTLSLVIPLFADLLKVEGTKMGVNYGLERVRFPSPVRVGSRIRLAATVVGVEDVPGGVQSTFDFTVQIDGSDKPACVARAVYRQYA, translated from the coding sequence ATGACCACGACCGTGAACGGGCTCGACGGACTCAAGTCGCTCGTCGGCCAGGACCTCGGCGCCAGCTCCTGGCTGGAGATCACCCAGGAGCGGGTGAACACGTTCGCCGAGGCCACCGGCGACCACCAGTGGATCCACGTGGACCCCGAGCGTGCCGCCCAGGGCCCGTTCCGCGCCCCGATCGCGCACGGTTACCTGACGCTGTCGCTGGTCATCCCGCTCTTCGCCGACCTGCTCAAGGTCGAGGGCACGAAGATGGGCGTGAACTACGGGCTGGAGCGGGTCCGGTTCCCCAGCCCGGTCCGGGTGGGCTCGCGGATCCGCCTCGCGGCCACCGTGGTCGGTGTCGAGGACGTGCCCGGCGGCGTGCAGAGCACCTTCGACTTCACCGTGCAGATCGACGGCTCGGACAAACCGGCCTGCGTCGCCCGCGCCGTCTACCGGCAGTACGCCTGA
- a CDS encoding aldo/keto reductase, protein MDMMELGRTGTRVSRLALGAMQMGGATSEADAIRILDRYVGAGGSFLDTADCYEWWRRVGSRGGESEELLGRWMRAGNRRDQVFLATKGSAVPEYSPALWDADGNPDWDLARRTFAGAGADTLRHALDASLRRLGTDHVDLYYVHVDDLSTPLEETLEALAGLVSAGKVRYLGWSNVRTWRLERIRQLCERHGWPAPVALQQQHSYLRPKAGNAAAGIVGPEQWEYLRLHRDLQLVAYSPILKGIYDDPAKRSGHWMMESYEGPDVDARLAVLGEVAAEVGATPNRTVLAWLLHQTDPSVIPLIGPKTPEQLDDLLPALDIKLDAGQLARLEAAGA, encoded by the coding sequence ATGGACATGATGGAACTGGGACGAACCGGTACGCGGGTCAGCAGGCTCGCCCTCGGCGCGATGCAGATGGGCGGCGCCACCAGCGAGGCCGACGCGATCCGCATCCTGGACCGCTACGTCGGGGCCGGAGGCTCGTTCCTGGACACCGCCGACTGCTACGAGTGGTGGCGACGGGTGGGCAGCCGTGGCGGGGAGAGCGAGGAGCTGCTGGGCCGCTGGATGCGCGCCGGCAACCGCCGTGACCAGGTATTCCTGGCCACCAAGGGCAGCGCGGTGCCGGAGTACTCGCCGGCTCTGTGGGACGCCGACGGGAACCCGGACTGGGACCTGGCCCGGCGCACCTTCGCCGGGGCCGGTGCGGACACCCTGCGGCACGCCCTGGACGCCAGCCTGCGCCGGCTCGGCACCGATCACGTCGATCTGTACTACGTGCACGTCGACGACCTGAGCACCCCGCTGGAGGAGACCCTGGAGGCCCTCGCCGGGCTGGTCAGCGCCGGCAAGGTGCGGTACCTCGGCTGGTCCAACGTGCGCACCTGGCGGCTGGAGCGGATCCGGCAGCTGTGCGAGCGGCACGGCTGGCCGGCCCCGGTCGCGCTGCAGCAACAGCACTCGTACCTGCGCCCGAAGGCGGGCAACGCGGCCGCCGGGATCGTCGGCCCCGAGCAGTGGGAGTACCTGCGACTGCACCGCGACCTGCAGCTGGTCGCGTACTCGCCGATCCTCAAGGGCATCTACGACGACCCGGCGAAGCGGTCCGGCCACTGGATGATGGAGAGCTACGAGGGCCCGGACGTCGATGCCCGGCTGGCCGTGCTGGGCGAGGTGGCCGCCGAGGTCGGGGCCACCCCGAACCGTACGGTCCTGGCCTGGCTGCTGCACCAGACGGACCCGTCGGTGATCCCGCTGATCGGGCCGAAGACCCCGGAGCAGCTCGACGACCTGCTGCCGGCCCTGGACATCAAGCTGGACGCCGGCCAGCTGGCCCGCCTGGAGGCCGCCGGGGCGTGA
- a CDS encoding TetR/AcrR family transcriptional regulator — translation MTGTISTGQERKAPGRPRNAQADEAILDAVLTLLSDGQSASAVSIESVAAKAGVGKATIYRRWPNKEALLIDAVRSMKGPIPELAGESVREDLIAMVTANRSSRGREFGKVTACLLPELIKDEELSRMHQAVIEPRREVMRQILRRGIAAGELRADLNIELTVLMLSGPSMMQGLFGTVTGIPDADFPEALVDALLRGAAA, via the coding sequence ATGACCGGCACCATCTCGACCGGCCAGGAGCGCAAGGCTCCTGGCCGGCCCCGCAACGCCCAGGCCGACGAGGCCATCCTCGACGCGGTGCTCACCCTGCTGTCGGACGGGCAGAGCGCGTCGGCCGTCTCGATCGAGTCCGTCGCCGCCAAGGCGGGCGTCGGCAAGGCGACCATCTATCGTCGCTGGCCGAACAAGGAGGCCCTGCTGATCGACGCGGTCCGGTCGATGAAGGGCCCGATCCCGGAGCTGGCCGGCGAGTCGGTGCGCGAGGATCTGATCGCCATGGTCACCGCGAACCGGTCGTCGCGGGGCCGGGAGTTCGGCAAGGTCACCGCGTGCCTGCTGCCCGAACTGATCAAGGACGAGGAGCTCAGCCGGATGCATCAGGCGGTGATCGAGCCGCGGCGCGAGGTGATGCGACAGATCCTGCGGCGCGGGATCGCGGCCGGTGAGCTGCGGGCCGACCTGAACATCGAGCTGACCGTGCTGATGCTGTCCGGCCCGTCGATGATGCAGGGGCTGTTCGGCACGGTCACCGGCATCCCGGACGCGGACTTCCCGGAGGCG
- a CDS encoding MFS transporter, translating into MNAVPETPQAGHPRRWAILAVLVISLLVVVLDNTVLNVALRIIADPQQGLGATQSELEWAINSYTLVFAGLLFTAGILADRLGRRIALIAGLTLFGIASLISAYAGSPDQLIAARAVMGLGAAAVMPATLSIIANVFEPRERGRAIGVWAGAVGLAVALGPILGGFLLEHFWWGSVFLINVPIVVAGVALVAILVPESRDPKPGRIDVLGVLLSIIGLTLLTYGVIKGGEDGFGDTLAWAPLAGGLLVLAGFVLYERRIEFPSLDVRLFGNRQFSASTAMIGLVFFAAMGSMFFGAFYLQLVRDYGPLASGALFVPFAVGQMVFAPISSTMVKRFGPKLVSTVGLLLVALGLAAWLPIGADTPIAVVALAFFVQGVGMANVMPPATESIMSALPREKAGVGSAVSNTIRQLGGALGVAVLGAVLSSVYRDNLGAATDGLPGAAADAARESISGAYAVAAQAGPAGPGLIAGANEAFITAMHWATAGSLVFALLGALVAAIFLPGRRPGARPAPVLAEEQGVALVEA; encoded by the coding sequence ATGAACGCAGTTCCAGAGACACCCCAGGCCGGTCACCCCCGGCGCTGGGCCATCCTCGCCGTGCTGGTGATCAGCCTGCTCGTCGTCGTGCTCGACAACACCGTGCTGAACGTGGCCCTGCGGATCATCGCCGACCCGCAGCAGGGCCTGGGCGCCACCCAGAGCGAGCTGGAGTGGGCGATCAACTCGTACACGCTGGTCTTCGCGGGCCTGCTGTTCACCGCGGGCATCCTGGCCGACCGCCTGGGCCGCCGGATCGCTCTGATCGCCGGCCTCACGCTGTTCGGCATCGCATCGCTGATCTCGGCGTACGCCGGCTCACCGGACCAGCTGATCGCCGCCCGCGCGGTGATGGGCCTGGGCGCCGCCGCCGTCATGCCGGCCACCCTGTCGATCATCGCGAACGTCTTCGAGCCGCGCGAGCGCGGCCGGGCCATCGGGGTCTGGGCCGGCGCGGTCGGCCTGGCCGTCGCCCTCGGCCCGATCCTCGGCGGCTTCCTGCTGGAGCACTTCTGGTGGGGCTCGGTCTTCCTGATCAACGTGCCGATCGTGGTGGCCGGCGTGGCGCTGGTCGCGATCCTGGTGCCGGAGTCGCGGGACCCGAAGCCGGGCCGGATCGACGTGCTCGGCGTGCTGCTGTCGATCATCGGTCTGACCCTGCTCACCTACGGCGTGATCAAGGGCGGCGAGGACGGGTTCGGCGACACCCTGGCCTGGGCGCCGCTGGCCGGCGGCCTGCTGGTGCTGGCCGGGTTCGTGCTCTACGAGCGGCGCATCGAGTTCCCCTCGCTGGACGTGCGGCTGTTCGGCAACCGGCAGTTCTCCGCCTCCACCGCGATGATCGGCCTGGTCTTCTTCGCGGCCATGGGCTCGATGTTCTTCGGCGCTTTCTACCTGCAGCTGGTCCGCGACTACGGCCCGCTGGCCTCCGGCGCGCTGTTCGTCCCGTTCGCGGTCGGGCAGATGGTCTTCGCGCCGATCAGCTCGACCATGGTGAAGCGGTTCGGCCCCAAGCTGGTCAGCACCGTCGGCCTGCTGCTGGTCGCGCTCGGCCTGGCCGCCTGGCTGCCGATCGGGGCGGACACCCCGATCGCCGTGGTCGCCCTGGCCTTCTTCGTGCAGGGCGTCGGCATGGCCAACGTGATGCCGCCGGCCACCGAGTCGATCATGTCGGCGCTGCCCCGGGAGAAGGCCGGTGTCGGCTCCGCGGTCAGCAACACCATCCGGCAGCTCGGCGGCGCGCTGGGCGTCGCGGTGCTGGGCGCGGTCCTCTCCTCGGTCTACCGCGACAACCTGGGCGCCGCCACCGACGGCCTGCCCGGCGCGGCGGCCGACGCGGCCCGCGAGTCCATCTCGGGGGCGTACGCGGTGGCCGCGCAGGCCGGCCCGGCCGGTCCCGGCCTGATCGCCGGCGCCAACGAGGCGTTCATCACCGCGATGCACTGGGCGACCGCCGGGTCGCTGGTGTTCGCCCTGCTCGGCGCGCTCGTCGCGGCGATCTTCCTGCCCGGCCGGCGGCCCGGCGCGCGCCCGGCCCCGGTCCTCGCCGAGGAGCAGGGCGTGGCCCTGGTCGAGGCGTAA